Below is a genomic region from Spirochaetota bacterium.
CCGTACTGTCAGCGGTAGGGCTGGTGATTGCAGAATTTTTAGGCATTGACACGTTGAAGCTCTTGAAAGGTGCAGGTGATGTTGTTGAAAAATACTATGGGAGGGATGTTTGGCACAATGCTCCGCTTTTAAATGCAGCATTCCATTACCTATTTGATGTAAAAAAGAACAAGCGTATCAATGTGCTTATGCCCTATACGCGCAAGCTCTACCTTTTTGCTGATTGGTATAGGCAGTTGTGGGCTGAATCGCTAGGAAAGCGGTTTGATGTGCAGGGCAACGAGGTTATGGTTGGGCTTACTCCTGTTGCAGCGCTGGGGACAATTGATCAGCATTCACAGCTTCAGTTATATCTGGAAGGCCCAAATGACAAGGTTATTACTTTTCTTAAGCTAAAAGACTTTGGAACTGATATACTAATGCCTGAGTTTTACAAAGGCAAAGTAGAACTTGAGTATCTTTCGGGAAAAAGCCTTCGCAGGCTTAATGAATTTGAAGAGCAGGCTACTGAACTTGTATTAAAAGAAGCATCACGCCCCAATGCATCTATTATTCTTGAAAGGCTTGATGAAGAGACAATTGGCCAGTTGATCATGTTTCTTGAAATGCAGACAGCATATGCAGGATATCTGTATAATATAAATCCTTATGACCAGCCTGCAGTGGAACAGGGTAAACGGTTTACTTTTGGACTTTTAGACAGGCCTGGTTACCAGGAGTATAAAGACAACTTTGTGAAAGGCTATATAAAAAAAGAATCATATATACTGTGAAATTTTTTGACAATCATGAAGATTAAAACCCCGCTTTTTATTGTGTTTGAAGGAATAGATGGTGCAGGCAAATCCACTCAGGCAAATCTTTTATATGCGTACTGTAAAGGAAAAACTAACGCAGCTTTATTGCAGGAGCCAACAGATAGCCAGTATGGCAAAAAGCTTCGTGACATATTAAAAGGCAAAATTGCAGGAACCCGGCAGGAGCTTCTTTCATTATTTATTCAGGATAGGGCGTATGATGTTGAGCATAATATACGCCCATTATTGGAAAAAGGATATGTAGTGATAGTTGATAGATATTTTTATTCTACTGCGGCGTATCAAGCAGGGGATGATTTAAAACCAGTGGATATTGTGAGGATGAATATTGAAAAAGGTTTCCCGGTACCTGAGAGAGTATATTATATAGATATTGATCCCGTTTTAGCTTTGGAACGGATACATCAAAGGTCGGGCAACAACAAAGAGATATTTGACAAATTGCATGTTCTTGAAACGATAAGGAATAACTATTTATCGATAGCTGATA
It encodes:
- a CDS encoding glucose-6-phosphate isomerase, with the translated sequence MIQFDFNYFMDEHIGAVHGISKDDINALTPKCDAALKRMDDEKAKGLLGFLELPFATDIVNDIRTYKNTVSWCDTIALVGIGGSALGPQALKNALADIYLNELPEKSRGKRCKAYFFDNVDPGEMQSLLQILNIPSTLFLIISKSGGTTETNANFAIVLDAIKKHTKDYAKHIVTITDPQKGVLRQITQEEGFVSFPVPPNVGGRFSVLSAVGLVIAEFLGIDTLKLLKGAGDVVEKYYGRDVWHNAPLLNAAFHYLFDVKKNKRINVLMPYTRKLYLFADWYRQLWAESLGKRFDVQGNEVMVGLTPVAALGTIDQHSQLQLYLEGPNDKVITFLKLKDFGTDILMPEFYKGKVELEYLSGKSLRRLNEFEEQATELVLKEASRPNASIILERLDEETIGQLIMFLEMQTAYAGYLYNINPYDQPAVEQGKRFTFGLLDRPGYQEYKDNFVKGYIKKESYIL
- the tmk gene encoding dTMP kinase; protein product: MKIKTPLFIVFEGIDGAGKSTQANLLYAYCKGKTNAALLQEPTDSQYGKKLRDILKGKIAGTRQELLSLFIQDRAYDVEHNIRPLLEKGYVVIVDRYFYSTAAYQAGDDLKPVDIVRMNIEKGFPVPERVYYIDIDPVLALERIHQRSGNNKEIFDKLHVLETIRNNYLSIADKTFAFINGSGRGVEDIFKEILNDFTKHFVTG